A single genomic interval of Alligator mississippiensis isolate rAllMis1 chromosome 15, rAllMis1, whole genome shotgun sequence harbors:
- the ARHGEF11 gene encoding rho guanine nucleotide exchange factor 11 isoform X3, which translates to MSVRPPQAALDRPASKKHPHLPSPIAAWLSSLSSLGDSAPERRSPGHHRQPSDSTETTGLVQRCVIIQKDEHGFGFTVSGDRIVLVQSVRPGGAAMRAGVQEGDRIVKVNGTMVTNSSHLEVVKLIKSGAYVALTLLGSPPSSVGLSNSQQDASSSGAPRVMPTHPPPPPPPPPLPPPQRITGPKPLQDPEVQKHATQILRNMLRQEEAELQRFCEVYSRRPATGLEGQIEGARRRVSQLQLKILQETGSLVGGNDGMTQCVLSLQDCVRLSSDPGSVGLQVTEGRLSLDSQDGDSGLDSGTERFPSISLNRNSVLSDPGLDSPRTSPIITSKMFQHHRRQGSDTPFAPSTEQGSDRTLRPLIIGPEEDYDPGYFNNECDSLFQDLGKLKSRPAHLGVFLRYIFSQADPSPLLFYLCADVCQKMNLKESRTLGKDIWNIFLEKNAALRVKVADSLLLEIESRLRNGEDIRSTLSEAQDTVMPEIQEQIQDYRTKRTMGLGSLYGENDLIDLDGDPQRERQVAEKQITQLGDILSKYEDDRSSPMAFALRTYVTHAGIRGSEPRPASTSEKSQALPDKDKWLPFFPKTKKQSSGTKKDKDTMEDKKRNPILKYIGKPKSSSQSTFHVPLSPVEVKPGNVRNIIQHFENNQHYESQEPGMQRLSTGSFPEDLLETDSSRLEVKLGRSESLKGREEMKKSRKAENVPRSRSDVDMDAAAEATRLHQSASSSASSLSTRSLENPTPPYTPKMGRRSIESPNLGFGTDSFLPHLLEDDLGQLSDLEPELDTQNWQHTMGREVTAYLTQKEIDRQEVINELFATEASHLRILRVLDVLFYQRLKKESLLSREELALLFPNLPDLIEIHNSLCESMKKLREEGPIIKEIGDLMLSQFDGPAREEIQQVAADFCAYQSIALELIKTKQRKETRFQIFMQEAESNPQCRRLQLKDLIISEMQRLTKYPLLLENVLKHTEGGTPEHEKLSRARDQCREILRHVNEAVKRAENRHRLEAYQKRLDATSLERTSNPLAAEFKNLDLTSRRMIHEGPLSWRVSKDKTVDLHVLLLEDLLVLLQKQDEKLVLKCHSKTALGSADTKQTFSPILKLNSVLIRSVATDKRALFIICTSELGPQIYELVALTSSEKNAWMELLEEAVQSAMRNATFPPKPRVQEPTHRPTPSSLVLQDAEGSPLLAQRSSSGAEMEEVSSADNNPGDFLGKEKPLVQQEEPEAEGSEGMAGEEEEELPAVTVPALPPVEPDDVHLQRPEPDMHLALPEPALGKGLAESALADVENLRHLLLRSLLPCRDLEPEDDLTPTPSVIGGAVQPWDTALPGQDPPVEPTGQEGKICPASGGTGPEPGDWLDGGVTEETCPAELQEAEMSPGAEGQSGLKVVRKAEVEGTNPAMLLPGGNQSETALQEGGGANVDGNYFYVSMPAESSTEPEHPTPPTSPSAPPCTHSPPSRRKEMGPCPSSLEGPPEPPAPGLAIRDVDLIFQVIEQLTLKLGQLKDVEAAHQELLQSLGQGSSADATPVGAAALEADTWPECPPSPVGRSPPASEPGCEDPR; encoded by the exons ACCAGCCAGTAAAAAGCACCCTCACCTGCCCAG CCCCATTGCAGCCTG GTTGAGCAGCCTGTCTTCTCTGGGAGATTCGGCTCCAGAACGCAGGTCTCCCGGCCATCACCGCCAGCCGTCCGACTCCACCGAAACAACAG GCTTGGTCCAGCGCTGTGTCATCATCCAGAAGGACGAGCATGGCTTCGGCTTCACAGTCAGTGGGGACCGGATTGTCCTGGTGCAGAGTGTGCGGCCAG GAGGAGCAGCCATGAGGGCGGGTGTGCAGGAAGGGGACCGCATTGTCAAG GTGAACGGCACAATGGTAACAAACAGCTCGCACCTCGAAGTGGTGAAGCTCATCAAAT CCGGCGCCTACGTCGCACTGACCCTCCtaggctcccctccctcctcagtGGGACTCTCCAACTCCCAGCAAGACGCCAGCTCGTCAGGGGCTCCCCGGGTCATGCCCACACACCCCCCAccgcctcccccgccgccgccgttACCTCCGCCCCAGCGCATCACTGGACCCAAGCCACTGCAG GACCCAGAGGTCCAGAAGCACGCAACCCAGATCCTCCGGAACATGCTACGACAGGAGGAGGCTGAGTTACAG CGCTTCTGCGAGGTGTACAGCCGGCGCCCAGCCACCGGGCTGGAGGGTCAGATCGAGGGCGCCCGCCGCCGGgtcagccagctgcagctcaagATCCTCCAGGAAACTGGCAGCTTGGTG GGCGGGAACGATGGGATGACCCAGTGCGTCCTCTCGCTGCAGGACTGTGTACGGCTGAGCAGCGACCCGGGCTCCGTGGGGCTCCAGGTCACAGAAG GCCGCCTCTCCCTGGACTCTCAGGATGGCGACAGTGGCTTGGACTCTGGCACGGAGCGGTTCCCCTCG ATCTCCCTGAACCGCAACTCAGTCCTGTCCGACCCCGGCCTCGACAGCCCGCGCACGTCTCCCATCAtcacctccaagatgttccagcaCCACCGCCGCCAGGGCTCAGATACGCCCTTCGCGCCCTCCACAGAGCAG GGCTCAGACCGGACACTGCGGCCTCTCATCATTGGCCCTGAGGAGGATTATGACCCAGGCTATTTCAACAATGAG TGTGACAGCCTCTTTCAGGACCTGGGGAAGCTGAAATCCCGGCCGGCTCACTTGGGGGTTTTCCTGCGGTACATCTTCTCCCAGGCGGATCCCAGccccctg CTCTTCTACTTGTGTGCCGACGTCTGCCAGAAGATGAACCTCAAGGAGTCCCGCACACTGGGCAAAGATATCTGGAACATCTTCTTGGAGAAGAACGCG GCACTGAGGGTGAAGGTGGCCGATTCGCTGTTGCTGGAAATAG AGTCTCGCCTGCGAAACGGGGAGGACATCAGGAGCACCCTGTCCGAAGCCCAAGACACGGTGATGCCTGAGATCCAAGAGCAGATCCAGGACTACAG GACAAAGcgcaccatggggctggggagcctgtacGGCGAGAACGACCTGATAGACCTGGACGGGGACCCCCAGAGGGAGCGGCAGGTGGCAGAGAAACAGATCACCCAGCTGGGTGACATCCT GTCGAAGTACGAGGATGATAGGAG TTCCCCCATGGCCTTTGCCCTCCGCACCTACGTGACCCACGCAGGCATCCGTGGGTCAGAACCTCGTCCTGCCAGCACCAGCGAGAAGTCCCAGGCCCTCCCAGACAAGGACAAGTGGCTGCCCTTCTTCCCCAAGACAAAGAAG CAGAGCAGTGGCACGAAGAAGGACAAGGACACGATGGAGGACAAGAAGCGCAACCCCATCCTCAAGTACATTGGGAAGCCCAAGAGCTCCTCCCAGAGCA catttCATGTCCCCTTGTCCCCTGTTGAAG TCAAACCTGGCAATGTGAGGAACATCATCCAGCACTTTGAGAACAACCAGCATTACGAGTCGCAGGAGCCCGGCATGCAGCGCCTCTCCACTGGCAGCTTCCCCGAGGACCTGCTGGAAACCGACAG CTCTAGGTTGGAAGTGAAGCTGGGCCGCTCGGAGAGCCTGAAGGGCCGGGAGGAGATGAAGAAATCACGCAAGGCTGAGAATGTGCCGCGCTCCCGGAGCGACGTGGACATGGACGCGGCGGCAGAGGCAACACGGCTACATCAGTCAGCTTCATCTTCCGCCTCCAGCTTGTCAACGAG ATCACTGGAAAACCCCACGCCTCCCTACACGCCCAAGATGGGGCGCAG GAGTATTGAGTCCCCCAACCTGGGCTTTGGCACGGACTccttcctgccccacctcctcGAGGATGATCTGGGCCAGCTCTCGGACCTGGAGCCCGAGCTGGACACACAGAACTGGCAGCATACAATGGGGCGGGAGGTCACAGCCTACCTGACACAGAAAGAGATCGACCGGCAGGAGGTGATCAATG AGCTCTTTGCCACAGAGGCGTCTCACCTGCGCATCCTCCGGGTCCTGGATGTCCTCTTCTACCAGCGGCTGAAGAAGGAGAGCCTGTTGTCacgggaggagctggcactgctctTCCCCAACCTCCCAGACCTCATCGAAATCCACA ATTCGCTCTGTGAGTCCATGAAGAAGCTGCGGGAAGAAGGACCAATCATCAAAGAGATCGGGGACCTCATGCTGTCCCAG TTCGATGGGCCAGCACGCGAGGAAATCCAGCAGGTCGCAGCCGACTTCTGCGCTTACCAGTCCATCGCCCTGGAGCTGATCAAAACCAAGCAGCGCAAGGAGACCCGCTTCCAGATCTTCATGCAG GAAGCCGAGAGCAACCCACAGTGCCGCCGGCTGCAGCTCAAGGACCTGATCATCTCTGAGATGCAGCGTCTGACCAAGTACCCGCTGCTGTTGGAGAATGTCCTCAAGCACACGGAGG GCGGGACCCCAGAGCATGAGAAGCTGAGCCGTGCCCGGGACCAGTGCCGGGAGATCTTGCGACACGTGAACGAGGCGGTGAAGCGGGCAGAGAACCGGCATCGGCTGGAGGCCTACCAGAAGCGCCTGGATGCCACCTCGCTGGAACGCACCAGCAACCCGCTGGCAGCCGAGTTCAAG AACCTGGACCTCACGTCCCGCCGCATGATCCACGAGGGGCCCCTGAGCTGGCGTGTCAGCAAGGACAAGACTGTGG ATCTGCATGTGCTGCTGCTCGAAGACCTCTTGGTgcttttgcagaagcaggacgaGAAGCTGGTGCTGAAGTGTCACAGCAAGACGGCACTGGGCTCCGCCGACACCAAGCAAACCTTCAGCCCCATCCTCAAGCTCAATTCGGTGCTCATCCGCTCCGTGGCCACAG ATAAGCGAGCCCTCTTCATCATCTGCACCTCGGAGCTGGGGCCCCAGATCTACGAGCTGGTGGCACTGACATCCTCGGAGAAGAACGC gtggatggagctgctggaggaggcTGTGCAGAGTGCCATGAGGAATGCCACCTTCCCCCCCAAGCCCCGGGTGCAGGAGCCCACACACAGGCCAACGCCATCCAG CCTGGTGCTGCAGGACGCCGAGGGCTCCCCGCTGCTGGCACAACGCAGCAGCTCTGGAGCGGAGATGGAAGAGGTCTCTTCAG CGGACAACAACCCCGGCGACTTCCTGGGCAAAGAGAAGCCCCTGGTGCAGCAGGAGGAGCCCGAGGCAGAGGGCAGCGAGGGCATGGCAGGCGAGGAAGAGGAGGAACTGCCTGCAGTTactgtgcctgccctgccccccgtGGAGCCGGACGATGTTCACCTGCAGCGGCCAGAGCCAGATATGCACCTCGCCCTGCCGGAGCCGGCACTTGGGAAGGGGCTGGCCGAGTCGGCCCTGGCGGATG TGGAGAACCTGCGGCACCTGCTGCTGCGCAGCCTCCTACCTTGCCGGGACCTGGAGCCTGAGGACGACCTGACGCCCACGCCCTCGGTCATCGGGGGCGCCGTCCAGCCCTGGGATACAGCACTACCTGGCCAGGACCCTCCAGTGGAGCCCACAGGACAGGAGGGCAAGATTTGCCCAGCGAGTGGTGGGACAGGACCTGAGCCCGGAGACTGGCTGGACGGAGGGGTCACAGAGGAGACATGCCCAGCGGAGCTACAGGAGGCAGAGATGTCCCCAGGTGCCGAGGGGCAGAGCGGGCTCAAGGTGGTGCGCAAAG CTGAGGTGGAGGGCACTAACCCAGCCATGCTCCTGCCAGGCGGCAACCAATCAGAAACTGCAttgcaggaaggaggaggagctaATGTAGATG GCAACTACTTCTACGTCAGCATGCCGGCTGAGTCCTCCACGGAGCCCGAGCACCCCACGCCGCCCACCAGCCCCTCggcacccccctgcacccactccccaccctccaggaggaaggagatggGGCCCTGTCCCAGCAGCTTGGAGGGGCCCCCAGAGCCGCCCGCGCCCGGCCTGGCTATCCGGGACGTGGACCTGATCTTCCAGGTCATCGAGCAGCTCACACTGAAGCTGGGGCAGCTGAAG GACGTGGAGGCAGCCCACCAGGAGCTGTTGCAGTCGCTGGGGCAGGGTTCATCGGCCGACGCCACACCCGTGGGGGCTGCTGCACTGGAGGCGGACACATGGCCAGagtgtccccccagccctgtagGGAGGAGCCCACCGGCCAGCGAGCCAG GCTGTGAGGACCCTCGGTGA
- the ARHGEF11 gene encoding rho guanine nucleotide exchange factor 11 isoform X1 codes for MSVRPPQAALDRPASKKHPHLPSPIAAWLSSLSSLGDSAPERRSPGHHRQPSDSTETTGLVQRCVIIQKDEHGFGFTVSGDRIVLVQSVRPGGAAMRAGVQEGDRIVKVNGTMVTNSSHLEVVKLIKSGAYVALTLLGSPPSSVGLSNSQQDASSSGAPRVMPTHPPPPPPPPPLPPPQRITGPKPLQDPEVQKHATQILRNMLRQEEAELQRFCEVYSRRPATGLEGQIEGARRRVSQLQLKILQETGSLVGGNDGMTQCVLSLQDCVRLSSDPGSVGLQVTEGRLSLDSQDGDSGLDSGTERFPSVSEISLNRNSVLSDPGLDSPRTSPIITSKMFQHHRRQGSDTPFAPSTEQGSDRTLRPLIIGPEEDYDPGYFNNECDSLFQDLGKLKSRPAHLGVFLRYIFSQADPSPLLFYLCADVCQKMNLKESRTLGKDIWNIFLEKNAALRVKVADSLLLEIESRLRNGEDIRSTLSEAQDTVMPEIQEQIQDYRTKRTMGLGSLYGENDLIDLDGDPQRERQVAEKQITQLGDILSKYEDDRSSPMAFALRTYVTHAGIRGSEPRPASTSEKSQALPDKDKWLPFFPKTKKQSSGTKKDKDTMEDKKRNPILKYIGKPKSSSQSTFHVPLSPVEVKPGNVRNIIQHFENNQHYESQEPGMQRLSTGSFPEDLLETDSSRLEVKLGRSESLKGREEMKKSRKAENVPRSRSDVDMDAAAEATRLHQSASSSASSLSTRSLENPTPPYTPKMGRRSIESPNLGFGTDSFLPHLLEDDLGQLSDLEPELDTQNWQHTMGREVTAYLTQKEIDRQEVINELFATEASHLRILRVLDVLFYQRLKKESLLSREELALLFPNLPDLIEIHNSLCESMKKLREEGPIIKEIGDLMLSQFDGPAREEIQQVAADFCAYQSIALELIKTKQRKETRFQIFMQEAESNPQCRRLQLKDLIISEMQRLTKYPLLLENVLKHTEGGTPEHEKLSRARDQCREILRHVNEAVKRAENRHRLEAYQKRLDATSLERTSNPLAAEFKNLDLTSRRMIHEGPLSWRVSKDKTVDLHVLLLEDLLVLLQKQDEKLVLKCHSKTALGSADTKQTFSPILKLNSVLIRSVATDKRALFIICTSELGPQIYELVALTSSEKNAWMELLEEAVQSAMRNATFPPKPRVQEPTHRPTPSSLVLQDAEGSPLLAQRSSSGAEMEEVSSADNNPGDFLGKEKPLVQQEEPEAEGSEGMAGEEEEELPAVTVPALPPVEPDDVHLQRPEPDMHLALPEPALGKGLAESALADVENLRHLLLRSLLPCRDLEPEDDLTPTPSVIGGAVQPWDTALPGQDPPVEPTGQEGKICPASGGTGPEPGDWLDGGVTEETCPAELQEAEMSPGAEGQSGLKVVRKAEVEGTNPAMLLPGGNQSETALQEGGGANVDGNYFYVSMPAESSTEPEHPTPPTSPSAPPCTHSPPSRRKEMGPCPSSLEGPPEPPAPGLAIRDVDLIFQVIEQLTLKLGQLKDVEAAHQELLQSLGQGSSADATPVGAAALEADTWPECPPSPVGRSPPASEPGCEDPR; via the exons ACCAGCCAGTAAAAAGCACCCTCACCTGCCCAG CCCCATTGCAGCCTG GTTGAGCAGCCTGTCTTCTCTGGGAGATTCGGCTCCAGAACGCAGGTCTCCCGGCCATCACCGCCAGCCGTCCGACTCCACCGAAACAACAG GCTTGGTCCAGCGCTGTGTCATCATCCAGAAGGACGAGCATGGCTTCGGCTTCACAGTCAGTGGGGACCGGATTGTCCTGGTGCAGAGTGTGCGGCCAG GAGGAGCAGCCATGAGGGCGGGTGTGCAGGAAGGGGACCGCATTGTCAAG GTGAACGGCACAATGGTAACAAACAGCTCGCACCTCGAAGTGGTGAAGCTCATCAAAT CCGGCGCCTACGTCGCACTGACCCTCCtaggctcccctccctcctcagtGGGACTCTCCAACTCCCAGCAAGACGCCAGCTCGTCAGGGGCTCCCCGGGTCATGCCCACACACCCCCCAccgcctcccccgccgccgccgttACCTCCGCCCCAGCGCATCACTGGACCCAAGCCACTGCAG GACCCAGAGGTCCAGAAGCACGCAACCCAGATCCTCCGGAACATGCTACGACAGGAGGAGGCTGAGTTACAG CGCTTCTGCGAGGTGTACAGCCGGCGCCCAGCCACCGGGCTGGAGGGTCAGATCGAGGGCGCCCGCCGCCGGgtcagccagctgcagctcaagATCCTCCAGGAAACTGGCAGCTTGGTG GGCGGGAACGATGGGATGACCCAGTGCGTCCTCTCGCTGCAGGACTGTGTACGGCTGAGCAGCGACCCGGGCTCCGTGGGGCTCCAGGTCACAGAAG GCCGCCTCTCCCTGGACTCTCAGGATGGCGACAGTGGCTTGGACTCTGGCACGGAGCGGTTCCCCTCGGTGAGCGAG ATCTCCCTGAACCGCAACTCAGTCCTGTCCGACCCCGGCCTCGACAGCCCGCGCACGTCTCCCATCAtcacctccaagatgttccagcaCCACCGCCGCCAGGGCTCAGATACGCCCTTCGCGCCCTCCACAGAGCAG GGCTCAGACCGGACACTGCGGCCTCTCATCATTGGCCCTGAGGAGGATTATGACCCAGGCTATTTCAACAATGAG TGTGACAGCCTCTTTCAGGACCTGGGGAAGCTGAAATCCCGGCCGGCTCACTTGGGGGTTTTCCTGCGGTACATCTTCTCCCAGGCGGATCCCAGccccctg CTCTTCTACTTGTGTGCCGACGTCTGCCAGAAGATGAACCTCAAGGAGTCCCGCACACTGGGCAAAGATATCTGGAACATCTTCTTGGAGAAGAACGCG GCACTGAGGGTGAAGGTGGCCGATTCGCTGTTGCTGGAAATAG AGTCTCGCCTGCGAAACGGGGAGGACATCAGGAGCACCCTGTCCGAAGCCCAAGACACGGTGATGCCTGAGATCCAAGAGCAGATCCAGGACTACAG GACAAAGcgcaccatggggctggggagcctgtacGGCGAGAACGACCTGATAGACCTGGACGGGGACCCCCAGAGGGAGCGGCAGGTGGCAGAGAAACAGATCACCCAGCTGGGTGACATCCT GTCGAAGTACGAGGATGATAGGAG TTCCCCCATGGCCTTTGCCCTCCGCACCTACGTGACCCACGCAGGCATCCGTGGGTCAGAACCTCGTCCTGCCAGCACCAGCGAGAAGTCCCAGGCCCTCCCAGACAAGGACAAGTGGCTGCCCTTCTTCCCCAAGACAAAGAAG CAGAGCAGTGGCACGAAGAAGGACAAGGACACGATGGAGGACAAGAAGCGCAACCCCATCCTCAAGTACATTGGGAAGCCCAAGAGCTCCTCCCAGAGCA catttCATGTCCCCTTGTCCCCTGTTGAAG TCAAACCTGGCAATGTGAGGAACATCATCCAGCACTTTGAGAACAACCAGCATTACGAGTCGCAGGAGCCCGGCATGCAGCGCCTCTCCACTGGCAGCTTCCCCGAGGACCTGCTGGAAACCGACAG CTCTAGGTTGGAAGTGAAGCTGGGCCGCTCGGAGAGCCTGAAGGGCCGGGAGGAGATGAAGAAATCACGCAAGGCTGAGAATGTGCCGCGCTCCCGGAGCGACGTGGACATGGACGCGGCGGCAGAGGCAACACGGCTACATCAGTCAGCTTCATCTTCCGCCTCCAGCTTGTCAACGAG ATCACTGGAAAACCCCACGCCTCCCTACACGCCCAAGATGGGGCGCAG GAGTATTGAGTCCCCCAACCTGGGCTTTGGCACGGACTccttcctgccccacctcctcGAGGATGATCTGGGCCAGCTCTCGGACCTGGAGCCCGAGCTGGACACACAGAACTGGCAGCATACAATGGGGCGGGAGGTCACAGCCTACCTGACACAGAAAGAGATCGACCGGCAGGAGGTGATCAATG AGCTCTTTGCCACAGAGGCGTCTCACCTGCGCATCCTCCGGGTCCTGGATGTCCTCTTCTACCAGCGGCTGAAGAAGGAGAGCCTGTTGTCacgggaggagctggcactgctctTCCCCAACCTCCCAGACCTCATCGAAATCCACA ATTCGCTCTGTGAGTCCATGAAGAAGCTGCGGGAAGAAGGACCAATCATCAAAGAGATCGGGGACCTCATGCTGTCCCAG TTCGATGGGCCAGCACGCGAGGAAATCCAGCAGGTCGCAGCCGACTTCTGCGCTTACCAGTCCATCGCCCTGGAGCTGATCAAAACCAAGCAGCGCAAGGAGACCCGCTTCCAGATCTTCATGCAG GAAGCCGAGAGCAACCCACAGTGCCGCCGGCTGCAGCTCAAGGACCTGATCATCTCTGAGATGCAGCGTCTGACCAAGTACCCGCTGCTGTTGGAGAATGTCCTCAAGCACACGGAGG GCGGGACCCCAGAGCATGAGAAGCTGAGCCGTGCCCGGGACCAGTGCCGGGAGATCTTGCGACACGTGAACGAGGCGGTGAAGCGGGCAGAGAACCGGCATCGGCTGGAGGCCTACCAGAAGCGCCTGGATGCCACCTCGCTGGAACGCACCAGCAACCCGCTGGCAGCCGAGTTCAAG AACCTGGACCTCACGTCCCGCCGCATGATCCACGAGGGGCCCCTGAGCTGGCGTGTCAGCAAGGACAAGACTGTGG ATCTGCATGTGCTGCTGCTCGAAGACCTCTTGGTgcttttgcagaagcaggacgaGAAGCTGGTGCTGAAGTGTCACAGCAAGACGGCACTGGGCTCCGCCGACACCAAGCAAACCTTCAGCCCCATCCTCAAGCTCAATTCGGTGCTCATCCGCTCCGTGGCCACAG ATAAGCGAGCCCTCTTCATCATCTGCACCTCGGAGCTGGGGCCCCAGATCTACGAGCTGGTGGCACTGACATCCTCGGAGAAGAACGC gtggatggagctgctggaggaggcTGTGCAGAGTGCCATGAGGAATGCCACCTTCCCCCCCAAGCCCCGGGTGCAGGAGCCCACACACAGGCCAACGCCATCCAG CCTGGTGCTGCAGGACGCCGAGGGCTCCCCGCTGCTGGCACAACGCAGCAGCTCTGGAGCGGAGATGGAAGAGGTCTCTTCAG CGGACAACAACCCCGGCGACTTCCTGGGCAAAGAGAAGCCCCTGGTGCAGCAGGAGGAGCCCGAGGCAGAGGGCAGCGAGGGCATGGCAGGCGAGGAAGAGGAGGAACTGCCTGCAGTTactgtgcctgccctgccccccgtGGAGCCGGACGATGTTCACCTGCAGCGGCCAGAGCCAGATATGCACCTCGCCCTGCCGGAGCCGGCACTTGGGAAGGGGCTGGCCGAGTCGGCCCTGGCGGATG TGGAGAACCTGCGGCACCTGCTGCTGCGCAGCCTCCTACCTTGCCGGGACCTGGAGCCTGAGGACGACCTGACGCCCACGCCCTCGGTCATCGGGGGCGCCGTCCAGCCCTGGGATACAGCACTACCTGGCCAGGACCCTCCAGTGGAGCCCACAGGACAGGAGGGCAAGATTTGCCCAGCGAGTGGTGGGACAGGACCTGAGCCCGGAGACTGGCTGGACGGAGGGGTCACAGAGGAGACATGCCCAGCGGAGCTACAGGAGGCAGAGATGTCCCCAGGTGCCGAGGGGCAGAGCGGGCTCAAGGTGGTGCGCAAAG CTGAGGTGGAGGGCACTAACCCAGCCATGCTCCTGCCAGGCGGCAACCAATCAGAAACTGCAttgcaggaaggaggaggagctaATGTAGATG GCAACTACTTCTACGTCAGCATGCCGGCTGAGTCCTCCACGGAGCCCGAGCACCCCACGCCGCCCACCAGCCCCTCggcacccccctgcacccactccccaccctccaggaggaaggagatggGGCCCTGTCCCAGCAGCTTGGAGGGGCCCCCAGAGCCGCCCGCGCCCGGCCTGGCTATCCGGGACGTGGACCTGATCTTCCAGGTCATCGAGCAGCTCACACTGAAGCTGGGGCAGCTGAAG GACGTGGAGGCAGCCCACCAGGAGCTGTTGCAGTCGCTGGGGCAGGGTTCATCGGCCGACGCCACACCCGTGGGGGCTGCTGCACTGGAGGCGGACACATGGCCAGagtgtccccccagccctgtagGGAGGAGCCCACCGGCCAGCGAGCCAG GCTGTGAGGACCCTCGGTGA